The Electrophorus electricus isolate fEleEle1 chromosome 19, fEleEle1.pri, whole genome shotgun sequence genome has a segment encoding these proteins:
- the plaa gene encoding phospholipase A-2-activating protein isoform X2 produces the protein MASPNTYRLSCSIAGHDLDIRGLATAFFPEGAFVSVSRDRTAKVWVPDSSENRGYKEMQCMTGHTNFVSCVCIIAPNETYPRGLIATGGNDNNICVFSMDRPDPLFTLKGHKNTVCALSAGKFGTLLSGSWDTTAKVWLSDKCMMTLQGHTAAVWAVVILPEQGLMLTGSADKTIKLWKAGRCEKTYSGHEDCVRGLAVVNDVEFFSCSNDASIRRWMVTGECVQVYYSHTNYIYSLAVCPNGQDFISTGEDRTVRIWKKGECTQTIRLPAQSVWCCCVLPNGDIAIGASDGIIRVFTESEERVASAQDLKAFEDELSKATIDPKTGDLGDIKIEDLPGREHLNEPGNRDGQTRLIKENTNVEAYQWSMSESRWMKIGDVVGGSSQQNSKRVMFEGKEYDFVFTIDVNEGGPSLKLPYNLNDDPWLAAHNFLQRNDLNPMFLDQVANFIIENTKGHTLGPAPATAVDPFTGSGRYIPGMGGGTEGFGADPFTGAGRYIPGAGSPGSATSGGSAYSLAVLQKAATNIYFPKTDGVMFEQANATQILAKLRELNGNAPQDHRLSEVALDSLEKLLLNVSDPKSPDQPTAEQISILWRTSHWPEDIVFPVLDILRLAVRHPEINAQLCGGTEGSSLCNHLLGLMSPQGRPANQMLALRTFCNCFAGSRGRTLLLGQREAVLSRAADLRAVCNKNIHVALATLVLNYAGMLHGQPSELEAKAQCLSVASSALEVVQDKEAVFRLLVALGTTVAGDSTAKDLARSLGVASQITKYASVSDPAKVGECCRLVLDELQ, from the exons ATGGCATCCCCTAACACATACAGGCTTAGCTGCTCAATTGCGGGCCATGACTTGGACATCAGAGGCCTAGCAACTGCATTTTTCCCCGAAGGAGCATTTGTTTCTGTATCGCGGGACAGAACTGCCAAAGTCTGGGTCCCAGATTCAAG TGAAAATAGAGGCTACAAGGAGATGCAATGTATGACCGGCCATACGAACTTTGTTTCTTGTGTCTGCATCATCGCCCCCAATGAAACATACCCCCGTGGACTCATAGCGACCGGTGGCAACGACAACAACATCTGCGTTTTCTCAATGGACCGACCGGACCCTCTGTTCACTCTAAAAGGACACAAAAACACCG TGTGTGCACTCTCAGCTGGGAAGTTTGGGACATTATTGAGTGGATCATGGGACACCACAGCCAAAGTCTGGCTCAGTGACAAGTGTATGATGACTTTACAG GGACACACAGCAGCTGTCTGGGCTGTAGTAATTTTGCCAGAGCAGGGTCTCATGCTCACAGGATCTGCTGACAAGACGATTAAGCTCTGGAAAGCTGGCCGCTGTGAAAAAACATATTCAG GTCATGAGGACTGTGTCAGAGGACTAGCAGTGGTGAACGATGTCGAGTTTTTCTCCTGCAGCAATGATGCCAGCATCAGACGATGGATGGTGACGGGCGAATGTGTTCAAGTGTACTACAGCCATACTAACTATATCTATAGTCTGGCTGTCTGCCCCAATGGACAAG acttCATAAGCacaggagaggacaggacagtAAGGATCTGGAAGAAAGGGGAATGCACTCAGACCATTCGTCTGCCAGCCCAATCGGTTTGGTGCTGCTGTGTGCTGCCCAATGGAGATATCGCCATAGGGGCTAG CGATGGCATTATCCGTGTTTTTACTGAGAGCGAGGAGCGTGTAGCAAGTGCTCAGGACCTGAAGGCATTTGAAGATGAGCTCTCCAAGGCCACCATTGACCCAAAGACTGGAGACCTTGGAGACATCAAGATTGAGGATTTACCTGGCAGGGAACACTTAAATGAGCCAG GGAATCGAGATGGACAAACCCGACTCATAAAAGAAAACACTAACGTGGAGGCCTACCAGTGGAGCATGAGTGAAAGCCGCTGGATGAAGATTGGAGATGTGGTGGGAGGGTCTTCCCAGCAGAACTCAAAGAGAGTAATGTTTGAGGGCAAG GAGTACGATTTTGTGTTTACCATTGATGTGAATGAGGGCGGGCCCTCCTTGAAGCTGCCCTATAACTTGAATGATGACCCTTGGCTGGCGGCGCACAACTTTCTGCAAAGGAACGACCTAAATCCCATGTTCCTTGACCAGGTTGCTAACTTCATCATCGAAAACACCAAGGGCCACACCCTGGGGCCAGCACCAGCTACTGCAGTAGACCCCTTCACAG GTTCAGGTCGTTATATCCCTGGGATGGGGGGAGGAACAGAAGGCTTTGGTGCAGACCCCTTCACCG GTGCTGGGCGATACATACCTGGAGCAGGCTCTCCTGGCTCTGCCACCTCAG GTGGTAGTGCCTACTCTCTTGCTGTTCTCCAGAAAGCTGCCACAAATATTTACTTCCCCAAAACGGACGGAGTTATGTTTGAACAGGCCAATGCAACTCAGATCCTTG CAAAGCTACGGGAGCTAAATGGCAATGCTCCTCAGGATCACAGGCTGAGTGAGGTGGCATTGGACAGTCTGGAGAAGCTTCTGCTCAATGTCTCAGACCCTAAGAGCCCAGATCAGCCCACAGCAGAGCAGATCAGCATCCTCTGGAGGACCAGCCACTGGCCTGAGG ACATTGTCTTCCCTGTACTGGACATCCTGCGCCTGGCCGTGCGCCACCCGGAGATTAACGCCCAGCTCTGTGGAGGCACGGAGGGCTCCAGTCTCTGCAACCACCTGCTGGGCCTCATGTCGCCACAGGGCCGGCCGGCCAACCAAATGCTGGCTCTGCGCACCTTCTGCAACTGCTTCGCTGGCTCCCGAGGCCGCACCCTCCTCCTGGGCCAGCGTGAGGCCGTGCTCTCACGGGCTGCCGACCTCCGTGCTGTCTGCAACAAGAACATCCACGTCGCATTGGCCACTCTGGTGCTCAACTATGCAGGCATGCTGCATGGGCAGCCGTCCGAGCTGGAAGCCAAGGCCCAGTGCCTGTCGGTCGCCAGCAGTGCGCTGGAGGTAGTGCAGGACAAAGAGGCTGTTTTCAGGCTGCTGGTAGCCCTGGGGACTACAGTGGCTGGAGATAGCACGGCCAAAGACCTTGCACGCTCGTTGGGCGTCGCTTCACAGATCACAAAGTATGCCAGCGTGTCAGATCCAGCTAAAGTGGGGGAATGCTGTCGGCTGGTGCTGGATGAactgcagtga
- the plaa gene encoding phospholipase A-2-activating protein isoform X1 — protein sequence MASPNTYRLSCSIAGHDLDIRGLATAFFPEGAFVSVSRDRTAKVWVPDSSENRGYKEMQCMTGHTNFVSCVCIIAPNETYPRGLIATGGNDNNICVFSMDRPDPLFTLKGHKNTVCALSAGKFGTLLSGSWDTTAKVWLSDKCMMTLQGHTAAVWAVVILPEQGLMLTGSADKTIKLWKAGRCEKTYSGHEDCVRGLAVVNDVEFFSCSNDASIRRWMVTGECVQVYYSHTNYIYSLAVCPNGQDFISTGEDRTVRIWKKGECTQTIRLPAQSVWCCCVLPNGDIAIGASDGIIRVFTESEERVASAQDLKAFEDELSKATIDPKTGDLGDIKIEDLPGREHLNEPGNRDGQTRLIKENTNVEAYQWSMSESRWMKIGDVVGGSSQQNSKRVMFEGKEYDFVFTIDVNEGGPSLKLPYNLNDDPWLAAHNFLQRNDLNPMFLDQVANFIIENTKGHTLGPAPATAVDPFTGSGRYIPGMGGGTEGFGADPFTGAGRYIPGAGSPGSATSGAADPFTGGSAYSLAVLQKAATNIYFPKTDGVMFEQANATQILAKLRELNGNAPQDHRLSEVALDSLEKLLLNVSDPKSPDQPTAEQISILWRTSHWPEDIVFPVLDILRLAVRHPEINAQLCGGTEGSSLCNHLLGLMSPQGRPANQMLALRTFCNCFAGSRGRTLLLGQREAVLSRAADLRAVCNKNIHVALATLVLNYAGMLHGQPSELEAKAQCLSVASSALEVVQDKEAVFRLLVALGTTVAGDSTAKDLARSLGVASQITKYASVSDPAKVGECCRLVLDELQ from the exons ATGGCATCCCCTAACACATACAGGCTTAGCTGCTCAATTGCGGGCCATGACTTGGACATCAGAGGCCTAGCAACTGCATTTTTCCCCGAAGGAGCATTTGTTTCTGTATCGCGGGACAGAACTGCCAAAGTCTGGGTCCCAGATTCAAG TGAAAATAGAGGCTACAAGGAGATGCAATGTATGACCGGCCATACGAACTTTGTTTCTTGTGTCTGCATCATCGCCCCCAATGAAACATACCCCCGTGGACTCATAGCGACCGGTGGCAACGACAACAACATCTGCGTTTTCTCAATGGACCGACCGGACCCTCTGTTCACTCTAAAAGGACACAAAAACACCG TGTGTGCACTCTCAGCTGGGAAGTTTGGGACATTATTGAGTGGATCATGGGACACCACAGCCAAAGTCTGGCTCAGTGACAAGTGTATGATGACTTTACAG GGACACACAGCAGCTGTCTGGGCTGTAGTAATTTTGCCAGAGCAGGGTCTCATGCTCACAGGATCTGCTGACAAGACGATTAAGCTCTGGAAAGCTGGCCGCTGTGAAAAAACATATTCAG GTCATGAGGACTGTGTCAGAGGACTAGCAGTGGTGAACGATGTCGAGTTTTTCTCCTGCAGCAATGATGCCAGCATCAGACGATGGATGGTGACGGGCGAATGTGTTCAAGTGTACTACAGCCATACTAACTATATCTATAGTCTGGCTGTCTGCCCCAATGGACAAG acttCATAAGCacaggagaggacaggacagtAAGGATCTGGAAGAAAGGGGAATGCACTCAGACCATTCGTCTGCCAGCCCAATCGGTTTGGTGCTGCTGTGTGCTGCCCAATGGAGATATCGCCATAGGGGCTAG CGATGGCATTATCCGTGTTTTTACTGAGAGCGAGGAGCGTGTAGCAAGTGCTCAGGACCTGAAGGCATTTGAAGATGAGCTCTCCAAGGCCACCATTGACCCAAAGACTGGAGACCTTGGAGACATCAAGATTGAGGATTTACCTGGCAGGGAACACTTAAATGAGCCAG GGAATCGAGATGGACAAACCCGACTCATAAAAGAAAACACTAACGTGGAGGCCTACCAGTGGAGCATGAGTGAAAGCCGCTGGATGAAGATTGGAGATGTGGTGGGAGGGTCTTCCCAGCAGAACTCAAAGAGAGTAATGTTTGAGGGCAAG GAGTACGATTTTGTGTTTACCATTGATGTGAATGAGGGCGGGCCCTCCTTGAAGCTGCCCTATAACTTGAATGATGACCCTTGGCTGGCGGCGCACAACTTTCTGCAAAGGAACGACCTAAATCCCATGTTCCTTGACCAGGTTGCTAACTTCATCATCGAAAACACCAAGGGCCACACCCTGGGGCCAGCACCAGCTACTGCAGTAGACCCCTTCACAG GTTCAGGTCGTTATATCCCTGGGATGGGGGGAGGAACAGAAGGCTTTGGTGCAGACCCCTTCACCG GTGCTGGGCGATACATACCTGGAGCAGGCTCTCCTGGCTCTGCCACCTCAGGTGCAGCCGACCCCTTCACAG GTGGTAGTGCCTACTCTCTTGCTGTTCTCCAGAAAGCTGCCACAAATATTTACTTCCCCAAAACGGACGGAGTTATGTTTGAACAGGCCAATGCAACTCAGATCCTTG CAAAGCTACGGGAGCTAAATGGCAATGCTCCTCAGGATCACAGGCTGAGTGAGGTGGCATTGGACAGTCTGGAGAAGCTTCTGCTCAATGTCTCAGACCCTAAGAGCCCAGATCAGCCCACAGCAGAGCAGATCAGCATCCTCTGGAGGACCAGCCACTGGCCTGAGG ACATTGTCTTCCCTGTACTGGACATCCTGCGCCTGGCCGTGCGCCACCCGGAGATTAACGCCCAGCTCTGTGGAGGCACGGAGGGCTCCAGTCTCTGCAACCACCTGCTGGGCCTCATGTCGCCACAGGGCCGGCCGGCCAACCAAATGCTGGCTCTGCGCACCTTCTGCAACTGCTTCGCTGGCTCCCGAGGCCGCACCCTCCTCCTGGGCCAGCGTGAGGCCGTGCTCTCACGGGCTGCCGACCTCCGTGCTGTCTGCAACAAGAACATCCACGTCGCATTGGCCACTCTGGTGCTCAACTATGCAGGCATGCTGCATGGGCAGCCGTCCGAGCTGGAAGCCAAGGCCCAGTGCCTGTCGGTCGCCAGCAGTGCGCTGGAGGTAGTGCAGGACAAAGAGGCTGTTTTCAGGCTGCTGGTAGCCCTGGGGACTACAGTGGCTGGAGATAGCACGGCCAAAGACCTTGCACGCTCGTTGGGCGTCGCTTCACAGATCACAAAGTATGCCAGCGTGTCAGATCCAGCTAAAGTGGGGGAATGCTGTCGGCTGGTGCTGGATGAactgcagtga
- the smim20 gene encoding small integral membrane protein 20, translated as MSSNGRITLIFGGFFAAVVAAFYPIYFHPLTHTDEYKQIQKVNRAGINQADVQPVGMKIWSDPFKPKS; from the exons ATGTCTAGTAACGGGAGAATAACGCTAATATTTGGAGGCTTCTTTGCTGCCGTAGTAGCAGCTTTTTATCCTATATATTTCCATCCTCTTACTCATACGGATGAATACA AGCAAATCCAGAAAGTTAATCGAGCTGGAATCAATCAAGCAGATGTTCAGCCTGTTG gtaTGAAGATATGGTCAGATCCATTCAAACCAAAGTCATGA